A segment of the Lolium perenne isolate Kyuss_39 chromosome 3, Kyuss_2.0, whole genome shotgun sequence genome:
TTTAGCTTGGTGAAGGGCTAGGTATTTATAGCAGCAGAAAATAGTAGGTGACTTCGTGAAACAGTCAACAAAAAGGTATGAACAGATAGAATCGGTCAACTTCAGGAAGTTTCTTTGTACCATTGTTTAATTCAGCATGTGTACTAGCTAAGAAAGGTAATCTGACGTGGTCATAAAGGTGTTGTTCTGATGTGATACCCCATGATGTATGGATTGCATGTCTTTGTGGAACTAGTTTAAAGTGATTATGTGTAATATTGTGTCAGTGTCATGCATGACGTAAGATTAAGCTAGCTACTTAATTAAGGAATAGTTCTTCCCATTGAACATTTCATTGTTCACCTGTTTCATCGTCTTTGGCCTCTGAATACACTACCTTGAATTGGATAGTTTAATTAATTAATAATATACTTAAAGTATTAGGAGAACCGGCCAGCCACTTTCAACGTGTCTTCTAGAAATGTTAACTAGAACAAATTGGCTAGCTGCTCTGCAAGAGACCATGTCAATCTACATTGCGTTTTAATTGGAACAATTGTGTACTCGGTCAGCAATATTTAGTCGCTGTGAACGAGCTATATATATCCCTGCATGCACCCAACATAGAGAATCAGCAAACTGACACTCCATAGAAActgaaaacacaaaactaagagaaGGGAACATCGACTTCTCGAATAGAAAAATGGCATCGTCATCCTCCTCGTACTTCCTTCTCTTCGCTGCTATTCTTGCAGCGAGCTCATGGCAGGCTATGGCCTCTGATCCTAGCCCTCTCCAGGACTTCTGTGTCGCAGACAATAGCTCACGTGGTATGAGTTTAATTCTTGCATCAGTTCATATACGAATTCTTAGTTGTGTCAAGTATGTCAATCTCATGTTAATTCTCTTGATCCAGTGCTAGTTAATGGATTCGTCTGCAAGGACCCAAAGGTTGTGACAGCGGAGGACTTCTTCCTGGCAGCCAAACTCGACATGCCGAGGGATACCAAGATTAGCAAGGTCGGCTCCAACGTGACCTTGATCAATGTCATGAAGCTTCCTGGCCTCAACACCCTTGGCATCTCCCTAGCACGTATTGACTATGCACCCCTAGGAGAGAACCCGCCACACACCCACCCTCGTGCAACTGAGATTCTCACTGTGCTTGAGGGTACACTCTA
Coding sequences within it:
- the LOC127340773 gene encoding germin-like protein 8-11, whose amino-acid sequence is MASSSSSYFLLFAAILAASSWQAMASDPSPLQDFCVADNSSRVLVNGFVCKDPKVVTAEDFFLAAKLDMPRDTKISKVGSNVTLINVMKLPGLNTLGISLARIDYAPLGENPPHTHPRATEILTVLEGTLYVGFVTSNTDNKLLSKVLNKGDVFVFPQGLIHFQFNPNPYKPAIAIAALSSQNPGAITIANAVFGSKPMISDDVLAKAFQVEKKTVDWLQAQFWADNHN